A window from Cotesia glomerata isolate CgM1 unplaced genomic scaffold, MPM_Cglom_v2.3 scaffold_14, whole genome shotgun sequence encodes these proteins:
- the LOC123273795 gene encoding uncharacterized protein LOC123273795: protein MRQLLFKKLGQPLQRDMVMLKGIGNVSAGSSLGVSTIELRSLCTTASMHVSMHILPTLTVDLPSFVIADPKWPHLENLKLADPQYLQPRPVDIILGASPAAQIMNAEIQRGPRNAPIAQSTTLGWIVYGAVTAKHASTSHAALHASVDTELQDAIAKFWEQEEVPSGNSPLNTAEEDECEIHFRQTHYRQPDGRYVVRLPLKALESQLGDSINAAMGSLRRLITRLSREREYSNMYRAFMAEYIQLGHMVRVPVNELPANAYFLPHHGVLKLDSATTKLRTVFNGSCATSTGISLNDILHAGPKTQIDIFDVMLRIRCSRILFATDITKMFRQIEVDSLDWPLQCILWIDENDLIDAYCLKTVTYGTASAPFDTERVLIQLVKDEGHRFPLAVALMLKTRYVDDIYGGADNEEDAIKAAVQTKALCAAGCFPLAKWASNSPRLLAEVAPEKQLDTPLKEISDAPVKVLGMYWNSRTDALQFKYTLPPETPKTKRAILSEIAKLYDPLGLLAPIVVKAKIFMQNLWLDRVSWDEQLSPSLIHKWTGYREDLRNIESIRIPRWNNIAPGATMELHGFSDASQNAMAAAVYLRVTDADGNTKVSLLCSKTQVAPLKTMTIPRLELSAAWLLTQLILHVKEVQSLENVRINLWTDSAVTLAWIKSPAIRWKTFVRNRVGKIQETLRDVSWKFIPGKQNPADCASRGIPTLKLKQHALWWHGPTWIHEPESSWPTLEPPTDNATHREERQGLTLLFPLLRKLSIWHRAIDCFKRVPQSSLAYPLTPSDLERAKLTLIKFTQGQYFAREIHTLQDGDGLPKNNSITKLTPFIDHQGVLRVGGRLKNALLDPEERHPAILPRQSPLTSILIDDSHCKTLHGGTQLTLADLRKSVWIIGGRVPVRSFILRCVICTRYRGERAQQLMGQLPAARVQPTRAFLHTGLDYAGPITLKTFQGRGAKTYKGWIAVFVCMFSSAVHLELVTDYTAAAFIAAYRRFTSRRGICHTLYSDCGTNFVGADKELKRLFAAGSRT, encoded by the exons ATGAGACAGTTGCTCTTCAAGAAGCTTGGACAACCGCTACAGCGTGACATGGTCATGCTCAAGGGCATTGGCAATGTCTCCGCAGGAAGCTCACTAGGTGTGAGCACAATTGAGCTTCGTTCGCTGTGTACGACCGCATCAATGCATGTCAGCATGCATATTCTACCAACACTGACGGTAGATCTTCCATCGTTCGTGATCGCTGATCCGAAATGGCCGCATCTTGAGAATCTCAAGCTCGCTGACCCGCAGTATCTACAGCCACGTCCTGTAGATATTATTCTAGGTGCATCACCAGCCGCACAGATCATGAACGCAGAGATTCAACGAGGACCTCGCAATGCTCCTATTGCACAATCCACCACGCTTGGTTGGATTGTCTATGGAGCTGTCACCGCTAAACACGCTTCAACATCACACGCAGCACTACATGCGTCAGTAGATACTGAATTACAAGACGCTATCGCTAAGTTTTGGGAACAGGAAGAAGTTCCATCAGGAAATTCACCGCTCAACACCGCTGAAGAAGACGAATGTGAAATTCACTTTCGTCAAACGCATTATCGACAGCCTGATGGACGCTACGTAGTGAGATTACCGCTTAAGGCCCTTGAGAGTCAACTTGGCGACTCTATCAACGCAGCTATGGGGTCACTCCGCAGATTAATAACTCGCTTGTCGCGAGAAAGAGAATATTCTAACATGTATCGTGCATTTATGGCAGAATACATTCAACTAGGACACATGGTACGAGTACCAGTCAACGAATTGCCCGCAAATGCTTACTTCTTGCCTCACCATGGGGTATTGAAGCTTGATAGTGCCACTACGAAGCTCCGCACAGTGTTCAATGGTTCCTGTGCAACATCTACAGGAATTTCATTGAACGACATTCTCCACGCAGGACCCAAAAcgcaaattgacatttttgatgtGATGTTGAGAATCCGTTGCAGCAGGATTCTATTCGCTACTGACATCACCAAGATGTTCAGACAGATTGAGGTCGACTCGCTTGATTGGCCGCTTCAGTGCATTCTCTGGATAGATGAGAATGACTTAATAGACGCTTACTGTCTCAAGACAGTCACATACGGAACCGCTAGTGCACCTTTTGACACAGAACGTGTGCTTATCCAACTAGTAAAGGATGAAGGACACCGCTTTCCGCTAGCTGTTGCTCTAATGTTGAAAACACGCTACGTAGATGACATCTACGGTGGAGCAGACAACGAAGAAGACGCTATCAAGGCTGCAGTACAAACAAAAGCTCTGTGTGCAGCAGGCTGCTTCCCGCTTGCCAAATGGGCTAGCAATAGCCCACGGTTACTGGCTGAAGTCGCTCCAGAAAAGCAGCTGGATACACCGCTTAAAGAAATCAGTGATGCACCAGTAAAAGTCCTAGGCATGTACTGGAATTCACGCACTGACGCTCTCCAGTTCAAGTACACGCTACCGCCAGAGACGCCCAAGACAAAAAGAGCTATTTTGTCTGAAATCGCTAAGCTGTATGATCCGCTAGGACTTCTCGCACCAATAGTCGTCAAAGCCAAAATCTTTATGCAAAATCTGTGGCTAGATAGAGTGTCATGGGATGAACAATTGTCACCATCACTCATTCACAAATGGACTGGATACCGCGAGGATCTTCGAAACATCGAATCCATCCGCATTCCACGCTGGAATAATATAGCACCTGGAGCAACTATGGAATTGCACGGGTTCTCAGACGCTTCGCAAAACGCTATGGCTGCCGCTGTTTATTTGAGAGTCACTGACGCTGATGGGAACACAAAGGTCTCACTTCTGTGTTCAAAAACGCAAGTAGCACCGCTGAAGACCATGACAATCCCACGCTTGGAATTATCTGCCGCATGGTTGCTAACACAACTGATACTTCATGTTAAAGAAGTTCAGTCGCTTGAAAATGTCAGGATCAATCTCTGGACTGACTCCGCCGTGACTCTCGCATGGATTAAAAGTCCAGCAATCCGCTGGAAGACATTCGTCCGCAATAGAGTGGGAAAAATCCAAGAAACGCTTCGAGATGTCTCCTGGAAATTTATTCCAGGAAAACAAAACCCCGCTGACTGCGCTTCAAGAGGTATACCTACGTTAAAACTGAAACAACACGCTCTCTGGTGGCATGGACCAACTTGGATTCATGAACCAGAATCCTCTTGGCCCACTCTGGAGCCTCCAACCGACAACGCAACGCATCGAGAAGAACGCCAAGGTCTGACACTA CTATTTCCACTGCTACGGAAGCTTAGCATCTGGCATCGTGCCATCGACTGCTTTAAAAGAGTTCCACAATCTTCGCTGGCCTACCCGCTTACTCCATCAGACCTGGAGCGCGCTAAATTGACCTTGATTAAGTTCACTCAAGGACAATACTTCGCTAGAGAGATTCACACGCTACAAGATGGTGATGGTCTGCCTAAAAATAACAGCATCACTAAGCTGACTCCGTTCATCGACCATCAGGGGGTCCTGAGAGTCGGTGGCCGCTTGAAAAACGCATTGCTGGACCCAGAAGAGAGGCATCCAGCGATTCTACCGCGACAATCACCGcttacatcaattttgattGATGATTCGCACTGCAAAACGCTTCACGGAGGTACTCAGCTTACGCTCGCTGACTTACGCAAGAGTGTCTGGATCATTGGAGGCCGTGTTCCAGTcagatcatttattttacgctGCGTTATCTGCACGAGATACCGTGGAGAACGCGCTCAACAGTTGATGGGTCAACTACCCGCCGCACGAGTACAGCCAACTCGAGCCTTCTTGCATACAGGACTCGACTACGCTGGACCTATCACGCTGAAAACGTTTCAAGGACGTGGAGCAAAAACATACAAAGGCTGGATTGCAGTCTTTGTATGCATGTTCAGTTCAGCTGTACATTTAGAGCTAGTAACTGACTACACCGCTGCCGCTTTCATCGCCGCTTATCGCCGCTTCACTAGTCGCCGAGGTATCTGCCACACGCTATATTCAGACTGTGGAACCAATTTTGTAGGAGCAGATAAAGAGCTGAAACGACTATTCGCTGCAGGATCCCGCACATAA
- the LOC123273796 gene encoding uncharacterized protein LOC123273796 has protein sequence MILLLVNRLNFSNYEKNLEVGQVLVVADFSENYSFLLQNSVQGAYWNNSQATIHPFACYYRSIDENVDNIVPLNLIIISDNLTHNTTAVYSFQEVLTSFLKNKIPDISKIIYFSDGAASQYKNRYNLLNLLHHEEDFQIPAEWHYFATSHGKGPSDGLGGTLKRKVDRANLQSKADDQIQTPDELFQWAKENIYEFVEEPDIKSRLRKRKGATTVTEELKKKKFS, from the exons ATGATTTTGTTGCTCGTCAACAGgctgaatttttcaaactacGAAAAGAATCTCGAAGTTGGACAAGTACTTGTTGTTGCTGACTTCTCAGAAAATTACTCATTTTTACTTCAAAACAGTGTCCAAGGAGCTTATTGGAATAATAGTCAAGCGACAATCCATCCATTTGCTTGCTATTATAGATCCATTGATGAAAATGTCGACAATATAGTACCTCTAAATTTGATAATCATTTCAGACAACTTGACGCATAATACAACAGCAGTTTATAGTTTCCAGGAAGTACTGACATcgtttctgaaaaataaaatcccagacatttctaaaataatttatttttcggaTGGTGCAGCATCTCAATATAAAAATCGGTACAATTTGCTGAACTTGCTGCATCATGAGGAAGATTTTCAAATACCAGCGGAATGGCATTATTTTGCAACTTCACATGGAAAAGGTCCAAGTGATGGTTTAGGCGGAACATTAAAACGGAAGGTTGACAGAGCCAACCTCCAATCTAAAGCTGACGACCAAATTCAAACACCTGATGAGCTATTCCAATGGGCAAAAGAAAATATCTACGAGTTCGTTGAAGAACCAGATATTAAAAGCAG gttaagaaaaagaaaaggagCAACAACAGTAACTGaagaattgaagaaaaaaaaattttcgtaa
- the LOC123273797 gene encoding uncharacterized protein LOC123273797: protein MSDNDSNTTATDLPLSTSFRSLSFSSEPQGSQSTSASQVSAATQLPIINQALQLLNQSPIPSRKLNNNRFLNNKINRISDSLKKVLLSSTDEESIDDESIDDDAANFCSLIEKIHDKFNDKDTEKSVKIQILTLLPENWSERHICEVMNTSKHWSRVAKNLVEEKGILSTPESKLGKTITNEVKLKVENFYNDDEYSAPMPGMKDFVSIRSDDGNRIHVQKRLILSNLKELYQCFHETNPTEKIGFSKFASLRPKHCILAGASGTHTICVCTIHQNVKLMMLGNYQTS from the exons ATGTCCGACAATGATAGCAATACAACTGCCACAGATCTCCCTTTATCTACATCATTCC gttCTTTGTCCTTCAGTAGCGAACCCCAAGGTTCTCAATCAACATCTGCATCCCAGGTTAGCGCTGCAACTCAACTACCCATAATAAACCAAGCCTTACAACTGTTAAATCAATCACCAATTCCATcaagaaaattgaataataatcgATTTCTgaacaacaaaataaatcgAATATCTGACAGCTTGAAAAAAGTTTTGCTCTCTTCAACCGATGAAGAGTCGATCGATGATGAGTCGATCGATGATGATGCTGCAAATTTTTGCTCTTTAATTGAAAAGATACACGACAAATTCAACGATAAAGACACAGaaaaatctgtaaaaatacaaattttaacattgcTACCTGAAAATTGGAGTGAAAGACATATCTGTGAAGTTATGAATACATCAAAACATTGGTCAAGGGTGGCTAAAAATTTGGTTGAAGAAAAAGGTATACTGTCAACACCTGAGTCAAAATTAG gGAAAACAATTACTAATGAAGTGAAATTAAAGgttgagaatttttataacGATGATGAGTATAGTGCGCCGATGCCCGGGATGAAAGACTTTGTTTCGATTCGGAGTGATGATGGTAATCGAATCCACGTCCAAAAACGACtcattttatctaatttaaaaGAACTGTACCAATGTTTCCATGAAACTAACCCTACagaaaaaattggattttccaaatttgCTTCTTTGCGACCAAAACATTGTATATTAGCTGGAGCAAGTGGAACACATACTATTTGTGTATGTACGATCCACCAAAACGTTAAATTGATGATGCTTGGTAATTATCAAactagttaa